The following coding sequences lie in one Musa acuminata AAA Group cultivar baxijiao chromosome BXJ1-8, Cavendish_Baxijiao_AAA, whole genome shotgun sequence genomic window:
- the LOC103993799 gene encoding coatomer subunit gamma-2, with product MAQPFVKKDDDLDEEEEYSPFYGIEKGAVLQEARVFHDPQLDARRCSQVITKLLYLLNQGETFTKVEATEVFFAVTKLFQSKDTVLRRMVYLMIKELSPSADEVIIVTSSLMKDMNSKTDMYRANAIRVLCRITDSTLLTQIERYLKQAIVDKNPVVASAALVSGVHLLQTNSEIVKRWSNEVQEAVQSRAALVQFHALALLHQIRQNDRLAVSKLVTSLTKGSVRSPLAQCLLIRYTSQVIRESSMNTQAGERPFFDYLESCLRHKSEMVVFEAARAITELSGVTSRELTPAITVLQLFLSSSKPVLRFAAIRTLNKVASTHPLAVTNCNIDMESLISDQNRSIATLAITTLLKTGNESSVDRLMKQITNFMSDIADEFKIVVVEAIRSLCLKFPLKYRSMMNFLSNILREEGGFDYKKAIVDSIVILIRDIPDAKEIGLFHLCEFIEDCEFTYLSTQILHFLGNEGPKTSDPSKYIRYIYNRVILENATVRASAVSTLAKFGAMVDSLKPRIFVLLRRCLFDSDDEVRDRATLYLNTLGSDASVGGTDEDVKDFLFGPLDVPLVNLETSLQNYEASDIPFDINSVPKEVKSQPLAEKKAPGKKAIGLGAPPSGPTSVVDAYEKLLSSIPEFSSFGKLFKSCSPMELTEPETEYAVNVVKHIFDGHVVFQYNCTNTIPEQLLEKVTVFVDASEAEEFSEVLTKPLRSLPYDSPGQTFVAFEKPEGVPAIGKFSNLLKFVVKEVDPATGEADEEGVEDEYQLEDLEIVAADYMLKVGVSNFKNAWENLDPDNERIDEYGLGVKESLAETVSAVIDILGMQPCEGTEVVPNNSRSHTCLLSGIFIGNVKVLVRVSFGIDGSKQVAMKLAVRSEDPDISEKIHEIVAEG from the exons ATGGCTCAGCCCTTCGTGAAGAAGGACGACGATCTTGACGAGGAAG AGGAATACTCTCCCTTTTATGGAATAGAGAAAGGCGCAGTACTCCAAGAGGCCAGAGTTTTCCACGATCCTCAACTCGATGCCAGAAGATGCTCGCAG GTTATCACAAAGCTTCTGTATTTGCTTAATCAAGGAGAAACATTTACCAAG GTTGAAGCCACGGAAGTCTTTTTTGCTGTGACAAAACTGTTTCAATCAAAGGACACAGTGCTTAGGAGGATGGTTTACTTGATGATTAAGGAACTCTCACCCTCTGCAGATGAG GTTATTATCGTCACAAGCTCATTGATGAAGGATATGAATAGTAAGACTGATATGTATAGAGCCAATGCTATACGAGTCCTTTGTAGAATTACAGATAGTACTCTACTTACACAAATTGAGAGGTACTTGAAACAAGCGATCGTTGACAAAAATCCTGTTGTTGCTAGTGCTGCACTTGTTAGTGGAGTTCACTTGCTTCAG ACAAACTCGGAAATTGTAAAAAGATGGAGCAACGAGGTTCAGGAAGCTGTTCAATCAAGAGCTGCTCTGGTTCAATTTCATGCACTTGCACTTCTTCACCAG ATAAGACAAAATGATCGCCTGGCTGTTAGTAAGCTGGTTACTAGCTTGACAAAAGGTTCAGTGCGGTCACCTTTAGCTCAATGCCTTCTGATACGATATACCAGCCAG GTAATTAGAGAATCAAGTATGAATACACAAGCAGGCGAGCGGCCATTTTTTGATTATCTTGAATCTTGTCTACGACATAAATCAGAAATGGTCGTCTTTGAAGCAGCAAGAGCAATAACAGAGTTGAGTGGTGTGACCAGTAGAGAGTTGACTCCTGCAATAACTGTTCTTCAGTTGTTTTTGAGTTCATCCAAGCCTGTTCTTCGGTTTGCAGCTATTAGAACTCTAAATAAG GTTGCTTCGACACATCCGCTGGCAGTTACAAATTGCAACATTGATATGGAAAGCTTAATCTCAGACCAAAACAGGAGCATTGCAACTCTTGCTATAACTACACTTTTAAAAACAGGAAATGAGTCAAGTGTTGATCGCTTgatgaaacaaataacaaactttATGTCAGATATCGCAGATGAATTCAAGATTGTTGTTGTGGAAGCTATAAGATCTTTGTGCTTGAAGTTTCCTCTCAAATACCGTTCAAT GATGAATTTCTTAAGTAACATTCTTCGAGAAGAAGGGGGTTTTGACTATAAGAAAGCAATTGTTGATTCAATAGTCATACTTATCAGAGATATACCAGATGCTAAAGAAATCGGCTTGTTTCATCTCTGCGAATTCATTGAGGATTGTGAGTTCACATATCTGTCGACTCAG ATACTTCACTTTCTTGGTAATGAAGGACCAAAGACTTCAGATCCTAGTAAATATATTCGTTATATCTACAATCGTGTGATACTTGAAAATGCAACTGTCCGAGCTTCTGCTGTAAGTACCTTGGCAAAGTTTGGTGCAATGGTTGACTCGTTAAAG CCTCGTATATTTGTTCTGTTGAGACGTTGCCTATTTGATAGTGATGATGAG GTTAGGGACCGGGCAACACTTTATCTGAACACTCTAGGAAGTGATGCTTCTGTTGGTGGAACTGACGAAGATGTAAAAGACTTCCTATTTGGTCCATTGGACGTGCCACTTGTCAACTTGGAAACAAGCTTGCAGAACTAT GAGGCTTCAGACATACCTTTTGATATTAATTCAGTTCCAAAGGAAGTCAAGTCGCAACCTCTTGCTGAGAAAAAGGCTCCTGGTAAGAAGGCAATTGGTTTAGGGGCTCCTCCGAGTGGTCCTACCTCAGTTGTTGATGCATATGAAAAGTTGCTTTCTTCTATTCCCGAGTTCTCCAGCTTTGGAAAACTCTTCAAG TCGTGTTCACCCATGGAGTTGACCGAGCCAGAAACTGAATATGCGGTTAATGTAGTGAAGCACATCTTTGATGGCCATGTTGTGTTCCAATACAACTGCACAAACACCATCCCAGAACAATTACTAGAAAAG GTTACTGTTTTTGTTGATGCATCTGAAGCTGAGGAATTTTCAGAAGTCCTAACAAAGCCTTTACGATCCTTACCTTATGATTCACCAGGGCAGACTTTTGTTGCATTTGAAAAACCAGAAGGTGTTCCTGCTATTGGAAAATTCTCAAACCTTTTAAAGTTCGTGGTGAAGGAG GTAGATCCAGCTACAGGGGAAGCAGACGAAGAAGGTGTCGAAGATGAATACCAGCTAGAAGATCTTGAAATTGTCGCAGCTGACTATATGTTGAAGGTGGGAGTCTCCAACTTCAAAAATGCTTGGGAAAATTTGGACCCAGATAATGAGCGGATTGATGAGTATGGTCTTGGTGTGAAAGAAAGCTTGGCGGAAACTGTTAGTGCAGTTATAGATATCCTTGGCATGCAGCCTTGCGAG GGAACTGAGGTTGTCCCAAACAACTCAAGGTCTCACACATGTTTGCTCTCTGGAATTTTTATTGGCAACGTGAAAGTGTTAGTCAGAGTGTCATTTGGTATTGATGGGTCTAAGCAGGTTGCAATGAAACTTGCAGTTAGATCTGAAGATCCAGATATCAGTGAGAAAATTCATGAAATTGTTGCTGAGGGTTAG